Proteins encoded by one window of Swingsia samuiensis:
- the proB gene encoding glutamate 5-kinase produces the protein MPPITPSFNTIRRVVIKIGSALLVDSEKATLRFDWLYSVCEDIAQLKKEGVEVVVVSSGAISLARQQLGLTAPRLRLDEKQALATIGQISLAQAWSQNLSKFGLTAGQLLLIPDDTENRERHLNARATLQTLLDLNCVPVINENDAIATTEIRFGDNDRLGARVAQMINADCLILLSDIDGLYTADPRTDPTATHIPIIEHMTDDILAMGGEPPAGYSSGGMRTKLIAAQIANRAGTAMIIANGQHLHPIKNLWNGGKNTWFLPQTTPSSARKRWIISSLNPKGTVFIDLGALHALHEGASLLPAGVTHIDGSFTRGDLVNICGPDKAILGRGLASYSSEESLKIIGHKSIEMEQILGYRGRDALIHRDDLTLDSPLIRQ, from the coding sequence ATGCCCCCTATTACACCTTCTTTTAATACTATCCGGCGCGTGGTCATTAAAATTGGCAGCGCTTTATTAGTTGATAGTGAAAAAGCTACGTTACGCTTCGATTGGCTCTATAGTGTATGCGAAGATATTGCACAGCTTAAAAAAGAAGGTGTCGAAGTTGTTGTCGTGTCTTCAGGTGCTATTTCTTTAGCACGTCAACAGCTCGGATTAACCGCCCCTCGTCTTCGGTTGGATGAAAAACAAGCTCTTGCGACAATCGGTCAAATCTCCCTTGCTCAAGCATGGAGCCAAAACCTTTCCAAATTTGGCCTTACAGCGGGTCAATTATTACTCATTCCAGATGATACAGAAAATCGTGAACGTCACCTCAATGCACGCGCAACGCTTCAAACATTACTCGATTTGAACTGCGTTCCCGTTATCAATGAAAATGACGCGATTGCAACCACAGAAATCCGATTTGGTGATAATGACCGTTTAGGGGCTCGTGTCGCCCAAATGATAAATGCAGATTGTTTGATCTTACTCTCAGATATTGATGGGCTTTATACAGCAGATCCACGCACAGACCCAACCGCAACCCACATTCCTATTATTGAGCACATGACGGATGATATCCTCGCTATGGGAGGAGAACCACCCGCAGGATATTCTTCTGGAGGAATGCGCACTAAACTTATTGCCGCGCAAATCGCTAATCGTGCTGGCACGGCTATGATAATAGCGAATGGCCAACACTTACACCCGATTAAAAACCTATGGAATGGGGGCAAAAATACATGGTTTTTGCCACAGACCACACCTAGCTCCGCTCGCAAACGCTGGATCATCAGTAGTCTAAACCCAAAAGGTACGGTTTTTATTGATCTTGGTGCATTACACGCTCTTCATGAGGGCGCGTCTCTTCTCCCGGCTGGAGTGACACATATTGACGGTAGCTTCACACGCGGTGATCTCGTTAACATTTGCGGACCGGATAAAGCCATACTTGGCCGCGGACTTGCCTCTTATTCTTCTGAAGAAAGTCTCAAAATAATAGGTCATAAATCAATAGAGATGGAACAAATCTTAGGGTATCGAGGGCGTGATGCCCTCATCCACCGTGATGATCTCACTCTCGATAGTCCCTTAATACGTCAATAA
- a CDS encoding FUSC family protein, producing the protein MSGLLSSLSRVARYSSTPNSITNAPPLKPKGKPFLSWLWAPSTSSLTFSLRTTIAACIALCIAFWMELDSPAWAAMTVWAVAQATRGESQSKAKWRMIGTLIGAAASIPLMAAAPQAPWLFFPMIAIWVGICSGLATFVSNFRSYALVLAGYTCSIICMDSIPNPDNVFFTAMARSTYILLGVVCEAIMGLIFATSQERQARAQLKQKLESALILVTGTIRSILSEERGILNTARKQFDTILNLNDQIEFAEVEMGPHGHEGDHARAALSSVSALLSRGLGMAMRLHILDQDHPNFTQAAEEISSFLKNFPQRLSTADRVSDLLAELQHLRDICLLYSAPPRSTDTSDVDTSLLETNPLNLEDTDNKQYTPELSERVLFVTLAELLGDLETAIKEYEASTHTIPKDHFHFRRETHRDFRDALNNGVRVMGAVIVSALIYEVTAWPNGLGFIAITSLICGLFATKENPVLGTISFLQGAIAAYFAAWFIVFVCMPRVDTFETLMIFLGPAMFIGGLAKGNPSTAGAAAAYSLLFPAMLGLQNHHIMNEIAFFNSNMATVSAAILSVIIFRTILPFNPSNERLRLRRAMLSDLRALADPHHVPEINVWIGRNTERFARIIRHAGPTPAPLIEAYILGTLASLTLGLNIIRLRALIDREYLPESGRRPIQLVLHYVETATHRYDKAARVARATIRRLRYIDEHETDLITRLEITRAITYLVVVSYILETNKNFLNPSKRFKGEISHLSVQSETDQIFPI; encoded by the coding sequence ATGAGTGGCCTATTATCATCCCTCTCGCGGGTAGCAAGATACTCCTCTACACCCAACAGTATAACCAATGCCCCTCCTTTAAAACCCAAAGGGAAACCCTTTCTTTCTTGGCTATGGGCGCCCAGCACCTCTTCCCTTACATTTTCCTTGCGGACAACCATCGCAGCATGCATCGCCCTTTGCATAGCTTTTTGGATGGAGCTCGATAGTCCGGCATGGGCTGCTATGACTGTCTGGGCCGTTGCTCAAGCAACACGTGGAGAAAGCCAATCAAAAGCTAAATGGCGTATGATCGGCACCCTTATCGGGGCTGCTGCTTCTATTCCTTTAATGGCCGCAGCTCCACAAGCTCCTTGGCTCTTTTTTCCCATGATTGCTATATGGGTCGGAATATGCAGCGGATTAGCAACCTTCGTTAGTAACTTCCGGTCTTACGCCTTAGTTCTTGCGGGCTATACTTGCTCCATTATTTGTATGGATTCTATTCCCAATCCAGACAACGTCTTTTTTACCGCAATGGCTCGAAGCACGTACATTCTTTTAGGTGTCGTCTGCGAAGCTATAATGGGTTTGATTTTTGCAACATCGCAAGAACGACAAGCCAGAGCACAACTAAAACAGAAGCTTGAATCTGCCCTTATTCTTGTCACCGGAACAATACGCAGTATCCTCAGCGAGGAACGGGGCATCCTTAATACAGCACGCAAACAATTTGATACTATTTTAAATCTAAATGACCAAATCGAATTTGCAGAAGTAGAAATGGGGCCGCATGGACATGAAGGTGACCATGCACGCGCAGCACTATCCTCCGTATCGGCACTGTTATCACGTGGCCTCGGCATGGCCATGCGCCTCCACATCCTTGATCAGGACCACCCTAACTTTACACAAGCGGCTGAAGAAATATCTTCCTTTTTAAAAAATTTCCCTCAAAGACTTTCAACTGCTGATCGTGTTTCAGACCTTTTAGCAGAACTTCAACACCTAAGAGATATTTGCCTTCTATACTCTGCACCCCCTCGTTCAACAGATACATCAGACGTTGATACAAGTTTATTAGAAACCAATCCTCTAAATTTAGAAGATACCGATAATAAGCAATACACCCCTGAATTAAGTGAACGCGTCCTTTTTGTAACCTTAGCAGAACTCCTGGGCGACCTTGAAACCGCGATCAAGGAATACGAAGCCAGCACACATACTATACCCAAAGACCATTTCCATTTTCGTCGTGAAACACATCGTGATTTTCGTGATGCTCTTAATAATGGTGTCCGCGTTATGGGGGCTGTAATTGTCTCTGCCCTGATTTATGAAGTAACCGCATGGCCAAATGGCTTGGGTTTCATTGCCATAACATCTCTAATATGCGGCCTTTTTGCCACAAAAGAAAATCCTGTCCTTGGCACCATTAGCTTTCTTCAAGGCGCGATCGCAGCCTACTTCGCTGCTTGGTTTATTGTATTCGTATGCATGCCGAGAGTTGATACTTTCGAAACATTAATGATTTTCCTTGGCCCAGCTATGTTTATCGGAGGCTTAGCGAAAGGTAATCCATCAACCGCCGGAGCCGCAGCTGCTTACAGTCTGCTTTTCCCTGCCATGCTGGGGCTGCAAAATCATCACATCATGAATGAAATTGCATTTTTTAACTCAAATATGGCTACTGTTAGCGCTGCCATTTTAAGCGTGATTATCTTCCGTACCATCCTCCCCTTTAACCCTTCGAATGAACGTTTACGCCTCCGACGCGCTATGCTTTCAGATTTACGGGCTCTCGCTGACCCGCACCATGTCCCCGAAATTAATGTATGGATTGGCCGCAACACAGAACGCTTTGCTAGAATAATCCGGCATGCAGGCCCAACACCAGCCCCTTTAATTGAAGCCTATATTCTAGGGACGCTTGCAAGCTTAACTCTTGGGTTAAATATTATTCGCTTACGCGCGCTAATAGACCGAGAATATCTTCCAGAAAGTGGTCGTAGACCGATACAATTAGTTCTTCATTACGTAGAAACAGCGACACATCGTTACGATAAGGCAGCCCGTGTTGCCCGTGCAACTATCCGTCGATTACGCTATATTGACGAGCACGAAACCGATTTAATTACCCGACTAGAAATAACAAGAGCTATTACTTATCTCGTAGTCGTTTCCTATATTTTGGAAACAAATAAAAACTTTTTAAATCCATCTAAGCGATTTAAAGGTGAAATATCACATCTATCCGTTCAAAGTGAAACGGATCAAATATTTCCCATCTAG
- the obgE gene encoding GTPase ObgE has product MKFLDQAKIYVRSGDGGDGVIAFRREKYIEFGGPDGGNGGRGGDIIFRAVPALNTLIDFRYTQHFRARKGGNGAGSDRTGAAASNVIIDVPVGTQIFDEHRDVMLADLDEAGKEILLCHGGDGGKGNAHYKTSTNRAPRRADKGWPGEERWVWLRLKLIADIGLVGLPNAGKSTLLSVASRARPKIADYPFTTLHPQLGVVRLNSTEEFVIADIPGLIEGASEGAGLGDRFLGHVERCASLVHLIDGTESQIVKHWRLIRKELEAYDQNLASKPEIIVLNKCDALTSEQKSSKKRALMKASGSEVITLSGATQEGLPELLRLLQDRVNLAKKQL; this is encoded by the coding sequence ATGAAATTTCTCGATCAAGCCAAGATCTATGTACGTTCCGGCGATGGCGGTGACGGCGTGATCGCGTTTCGTCGGGAAAAATATATCGAGTTCGGCGGCCCCGATGGCGGGAATGGTGGTCGCGGCGGAGATATTATTTTCCGCGCTGTCCCTGCCCTTAATACCCTCATTGATTTTCGCTACACTCAGCACTTTCGTGCTCGTAAAGGCGGCAATGGAGCGGGCTCTGACCGAACTGGGGCGGCAGCTTCTAATGTCATCATTGACGTTCCCGTTGGAACGCAAATTTTTGATGAACATCGTGACGTCATGCTTGCTGACCTTGATGAAGCCGGTAAAGAAATCCTTCTTTGCCATGGTGGAGATGGTGGCAAAGGCAATGCTCACTATAAAACCAGCACTAACCGCGCTCCAAGGCGTGCCGATAAAGGCTGGCCGGGTGAAGAGCGTTGGGTTTGGTTACGTCTTAAGCTTATTGCCGATATTGGCTTAGTGGGCTTGCCAAATGCAGGGAAATCGACCCTTCTCTCCGTTGCGTCGCGCGCACGCCCCAAAATTGCTGATTATCCTTTCACCACCCTCCACCCTCAACTAGGTGTTGTTCGGCTTAACTCAACTGAAGAGTTTGTTATTGCGGACATTCCTGGATTAATTGAAGGTGCCAGTGAAGGTGCAGGCTTAGGCGATCGCTTCTTAGGGCATGTTGAACGTTGCGCGTCTTTGGTTCATCTTATTGACGGAACAGAATCACAAATCGTCAAACATTGGCGCCTGATCCGCAAAGAACTTGAGGCATATGATCAAAACCTTGCCTCCAAACCTGAAATCATCGTCTTAAATAAATGTGATGCCCTAACATCTGAGCAAAAATCGTCAAAGAAAAGAGCGCTCATGAAGGCATCTGGATCTGAAGTGATCACATTATCTGGAGCAACACAAGAAGGTTTACCCGAGCTTCTTCGCCTGCTGCAAGACCGTGTTAATTTAGCAAAAAAGCAGCTGTGA
- the zwf gene encoding glucose-6-phosphate dehydrogenase: MEHAQQVNPFDYIIFGATGDLTMRKLLPAFYNKLRLGQIPEEARIIGTSRTDLDKAGYIERANEALERFIPDETKSPELIERFLKMLNYITLDGTKSDSDWAGLHTILAESPKDRIRVFYFATAPQLFGAISENLSKNDLITSHSRVVLEKPIGTNLDTANAINNGVGQFFPENQIYRIDHYIGKETVQNVLALRFANPIINAVWSSEYIESVQITAAETVGVEGRASYYDTSGALRDMIQNHLLQVLCFVAMEKPESLEADTVRNAKVAVLKALRPITDKNIASDTVRAQYTAGTVGGNNVPGYVDELGHTSNTETYAAVRAWVDTPRWKDVPFYIRTAKRSAEKVSEIVIQFRAEASTLFGKPPASNRLVIRIQPHEGLDLRLNVKNPALDTFTLRTAELDAPLLIEGQPFPDSYERLLLDAVRGNPILFIRRDEVESAWRWAEPILTGWSENKAPMETYSAGSHGPAKAEAMLASNGDKWHENME; the protein is encoded by the coding sequence ATGGAACACGCTCAACAAGTTAATCCATTCGATTACATTATTTTTGGCGCCACCGGCGACCTCACAATGCGTAAGCTTTTACCTGCCTTTTATAACAAGCTTCGTTTAGGACAAATCCCTGAAGAAGCACGCATTATTGGCACGTCAAGAACAGACCTTGATAAAGCTGGTTACATTGAACGTGCCAACGAAGCTCTTGAACGTTTTATTCCAGACGAAACAAAATCACCTGAACTCATTGAGCGTTTTTTAAAAATGCTCAACTACATCACTCTTGATGGAACAAAATCAGATAGTGATTGGGCTGGATTACACACGATCTTAGCTGAATCTCCAAAAGATCGTATTCGCGTTTTTTATTTTGCAACGGCTCCTCAACTTTTTGGGGCTATTAGCGAAAACCTCTCTAAGAATGATCTTATTACATCGCACTCTCGTGTTGTTCTTGAAAAACCAATTGGAACAAATTTAGACACAGCTAACGCTATTAATAACGGCGTCGGACAATTTTTCCCAGAAAACCAAATTTACCGCATTGATCACTATATTGGCAAAGAAACAGTCCAGAATGTTCTGGCTCTTCGCTTTGCTAACCCCATCATCAATGCGGTTTGGTCTTCTGAATATATTGAAAGCGTTCAAATCACGGCCGCTGAAACAGTTGGCGTCGAAGGCCGCGCGTCTTATTATGATACATCAGGCGCTCTGCGTGACATGATACAAAACCATCTCCTGCAGGTGCTCTGTTTTGTAGCCATGGAAAAACCTGAATCACTCGAAGCTGATACAGTTCGGAATGCTAAAGTAGCCGTCCTAAAAGCATTACGCCCAATTACAGACAAGAACATTGCATCTGATACAGTCCGTGCTCAATATACGGCCGGAACCGTGGGCGGCAATAATGTACCTGGTTATGTGGACGAACTTGGTCACACCAGCAATACAGAAACATATGCTGCGGTCAGGGCATGGGTTGATACCCCTCGCTGGAAAGATGTTCCTTTCTATATCCGCACAGCAAAACGCTCTGCTGAAAAAGTCAGTGAAATTGTTATTCAGTTTCGTGCTGAAGCCTCCACGCTTTTTGGCAAGCCTCCTGCAAGCAACCGCTTGGTGATTCGCATTCAACCTCACGAAGGTCTTGATCTGCGCTTGAACGTAAAAAACCCAGCATTAGATACTTTCACTCTACGCACAGCTGAGTTGGATGCACCACTCCTTATAGAAGGACAACCTTTCCCTGATTCTTATGAAAGATTGCTCCTAGACGCTGTTCGCGGTAATCCAATTCTCTTCATCCGCCGGGACGAGGTCGAATCTGCATGGCGTTGGGCTGAGCCTATTCTTACAGGTTGGAGCGAGAATAAAGCACCGATGGAAACCTATAGTGCTGGCTCTCACGGTCCCGCCAAAGCAGAAGCAATGCTCGCATCAAATGGCGATAAGTGGCACGAAAATATGGAGTAA
- a CDS encoding MucR family transcriptional regulator produces MSENIAENTDLLKLTAQIVAAQVSGGGVEAAALPTLIQQVYTALVKAGAPPEEAQPERPQPAVPIKRSVFPDYIVCLEDGKKLKMLKRHLQSAYGMTPEQYRERWGLPVDYPLVAPNYAQRRSTLAREIGLGRKISATGDGRKETGKTRQSKKQD; encoded by the coding sequence ATGTCGGAGAATATAGCAGAAAACACAGACCTATTGAAACTAACCGCACAAATTGTAGCCGCACAGGTTTCAGGTGGTGGTGTAGAAGCAGCCGCTTTACCAACACTCATTCAGCAGGTGTATACAGCTTTGGTAAAAGCTGGAGCTCCTCCAGAAGAGGCGCAGCCAGAACGTCCACAGCCTGCTGTACCTATTAAACGCTCAGTTTTCCCAGACTATATTGTTTGCTTGGAAGACGGAAAGAAATTAAAAATGCTAAAAAGGCATCTTCAGAGTGCCTACGGGATGACACCAGAACAGTATCGTGAGCGTTGGGGTTTGCCTGTGGATTATCCTTTAGTTGCTCCGAATTATGCGCAGCGTCGTTCTACACTGGCTCGTGAGATTGGGTTAGGACGTAAAATCAGCGCTACTGGAGATGGACGTAAAGAAACAGGGAAAACACGTCAGTCTAAAAAGCAAGATTAA
- the sppA gene encoding signal peptide peptidase SppA yields the protein MKSVKRRLFWWRFIALASFMGALGIWSVHSHPKSFDYKRPHIARLVIKGEIRSDVSKFIKALKKAQDDTSVTGLLLVVDSPGGEVTGGVRLHNAIENFAHVKPVAVTMGSLGASAAYMLSAPANHIVALPSTLTGSIGVILQRPDLSALLNSVGVNMAAITSGKMKDQTDFTTHLTPEGHAMLQGLVNDLFDQFVEMVARGRHMSESQVRSLADGRAYTGRQALSLGLIDELGDEDQARLWLKNKLKITQDDYPFVDLEIKKKSYWNNFVFSKSFLGIILGEDIWDGVERSLLQNSLDGAVSILQF from the coding sequence ATGAAGTCAGTAAAACGACGTCTGTTTTGGTGGCGCTTTATTGCTCTTGCCTCATTTATGGGAGCGCTTGGTATATGGAGCGTGCACTCACATCCAAAGTCTTTTGATTATAAAAGGCCGCATATTGCTCGCTTGGTTATTAAAGGCGAAATCAGAAGTGATGTTTCTAAGTTTATAAAAGCGTTAAAGAAAGCTCAGGACGATACTTCTGTAACCGGTTTGTTGCTTGTTGTTGATAGTCCTGGCGGAGAAGTAACAGGCGGTGTGCGTTTGCATAATGCAATCGAAAATTTTGCACACGTAAAACCCGTTGCGGTCACAATGGGGAGTTTAGGTGCATCAGCCGCATATATGTTGTCTGCCCCTGCAAATCATATTGTGGCCTTGCCATCGACATTGACGGGGTCAATTGGGGTTATTCTACAACGGCCTGATCTGTCTGCTTTGCTCAACAGTGTCGGAGTAAATATGGCGGCAATTACTTCCGGGAAAATGAAAGATCAAACAGATTTTACAACTCATTTAACCCCAGAAGGCCATGCTATGTTGCAAGGCTTGGTGAATGATTTGTTCGATCAGTTTGTAGAAATGGTAGCTCGTGGGCGGCACATGTCAGAAAGTCAAGTGAGATCATTGGCGGATGGACGGGCTTATACGGGTAGGCAGGCGCTTTCTCTTGGTTTGATCGATGAATTGGGAGATGAAGATCAGGCGCGTTTATGGTTGAAAAATAAATTAAAAATAACTCAAGACGACTATCCATTTGTAGATTTAGAGATAAAGAAAAAGAGCTACTGGAACAATTTTGTTTTTTCCAAGTCTTTTTTAGGGATTATTTTGGGAGAAGATATTTGGGATGGTGTTGAAAGGTCTTTATTACAAAATAGTCTTGACGGAGCCGTATCAATACTTCAGTTTTAA
- the rplU gene encoding 50S ribosomal protein L21 yields MFAVIRTGGKQYRVAPESILKVEKLEAEAGSTVTFSDVLMVGGESGVTVGAPLVAGATVTATVVAQDRLPKVIIFKKRRRQNSRRKNGHRQPVTVLRIDAINAA; encoded by the coding sequence ATGTTTGCAGTTATCCGCACTGGCGGAAAGCAGTATCGTGTTGCTCCTGAGAGCATCCTGAAGGTTGAAAAGCTTGAAGCTGAAGCCGGTAGCACAGTAACCTTTTCCGACGTTCTAATGGTCGGTGGTGAAAGTGGTGTTACTGTTGGTGCTCCACTCGTTGCAGGTGCAACGGTGACAGCTACTGTTGTCGCACAGGACCGTCTCCCAAAGGTCATCATTTTCAAAAAACGTCGTCGTCAGAACAGTCGTCGCAAGAATGGCCATCGCCAGCCTGTGACAGTCCTACGCATTGACGCGATTAACGCAGCTTAA
- a CDS encoding DUF2312 domain-containing protein, giving the protein MDVENKNDDVATGGIAADRLRSIIERVERLEEERKALAGDIKDIFSEAKSAGFDVKIIKQIIKLRKQEPAEVEEQETLLDIYRRALGM; this is encoded by the coding sequence ATGGACGTTGAAAATAAAAATGATGATGTTGCTACAGGTGGAATTGCAGCGGATCGCTTGCGTTCTATTATTGAGCGAGTTGAACGTTTGGAAGAAGAAAGAAAAGCTTTGGCTGGAGATATTAAGGATATATTTTCTGAAGCAAAATCAGCTGGGTTTGATGTGAAGATCATCAAGCAGATTATTAAGCTTCGTAAGCAGGAGCCTGCTGAAGTTGAAGAGCAAGAGACACTTCTTGACATTTATCGTCGTGCTTTGGGAATGTGA
- a CDS encoding HAD family hydrolase, producing the protein MSVIDKRTAIIYDFDGTLAKGNLQETSFIPQIGMEKKEFWEEVKNLTRENNADEILVYMHLMLEKANKKNIKISANDFNKHGRKAALFPGLGDSDWFKRVNEHAKDLSLNLEHYIISSGIEEMIRGCSISNEFKNIFASKFIYNKENQASWPGVGINYTTKTQYLFRINKGIDNHWDNNKINKFIPESERKVPFERMIFIGDGETDIPTMKMLSYKGGHSIAVYDSATTQDDLKKIHDLISTGRVDFVAPADYQKNSPLEIIVKGILSRIAFKN; encoded by the coding sequence ATGTCCGTTATCGACAAACGCACTGCAATCATTTATGATTTTGATGGAACACTTGCAAAAGGGAATCTACAAGAAACAAGTTTTATTCCCCAAATAGGTATGGAAAAAAAAGAGTTTTGGGAAGAAGTAAAAAATTTAACAAGAGAAAATAATGCTGATGAAATACTTGTATATATGCACCTTATGTTAGAAAAAGCTAACAAAAAAAACATAAAAATTTCTGCTAATGACTTTAATAAGCATGGACGTAAAGCGGCACTTTTCCCTGGTTTAGGCGATTCTGATTGGTTCAAGCGCGTAAACGAACATGCAAAAGATCTAAGCCTTAATTTAGAGCACTACATTATTTCTTCTGGAATAGAAGAAATGATTCGAGGTTGTTCTATTAGTAACGAATTTAAAAATATTTTTGCCTCAAAATTTATTTATAATAAAGAAAATCAAGCATCTTGGCCCGGGGTTGGAATAAATTATACTACAAAAACACAATACTTATTTAGAATAAATAAAGGTATAGATAATCATTGGGATAATAATAAAATAAATAAATTTATTCCCGAATCGGAGCGAAAAGTTCCTTTTGAAAGAATGATTTTTATAGGAGATGGAGAAACCGATATTCCCACAATGAAGATGCTTTCATACAAAGGCGGACATTCAATTGCCGTTTATGATAGTGCAACAACTCAGGATGATTTAAAAAAAATACATGATTTGATCTCTACTGGTAGAGTCGATTTTGTTGCTCCAGCGGATTATCAAAAAAACTCTCCTTTAGAAATCATTGTGAAGGGTATTCTCAGTAGAATCGCTTTTAAGAATTAA
- the rpmA gene encoding 50S ribosomal protein L27, translated as MAQKKAGGSSRNGRDSAGRRLGVKKFGGESVLAGNIIVRQRGTKMKAGANVGIGRDHTLFALVDGQVKFQRRSEGRVHVSVALAEAAE; from the coding sequence ATGGCACAAAAAAAGGCAGGCGGTTCCAGTCGTAACGGACGTGACAGCGCTGGTCGTCGTCTCGGTGTTAAAAAATTCGGTGGTGAAAGCGTTTTGGCAGGTAACATTATCGTTCGCCAACGTGGAACCAAAATGAAAGCTGGCGCAAACGTTGGTATCGGTCGTGACCATACTTTGTTTGCTCTTGTTGATGGACAAGTCAAATTCCAACGCCGCTCAGAAGGCCGGGTGCATGTTTCTGTTGCACTTGCAGAAGCCGCAGAGTAA
- a CDS encoding glucose 1-dehydrogenase encodes MPTEIPPQSQDRQPGVEGKMIPPAEHIRDNYRGSGKLEGKVALISGADSGIGRSVALHFAREGADVAFLYLEETEDAQQTVSLIEKEGRKALAIAGDIKSSKFCNDVVAQTVKTFGRLDILVNNAGVQYVNKDSSTITDEEWQIHIDTNINGYFYLTRAALPHLKAGSAIVNTSSVNGYRGTNGLLAYSTTKAAEMGFTRALALELAPKKIRVNAVAPGPVWTPLQPASWGPVDPQAVADLTKSVPMKRCADPSELGPAYVYLASEDASFVTGQTIHVNGGSIING; translated from the coding sequence ATGCCAACAGAAATTCCTCCTCAGTCGCAAGACCGTCAACCTGGCGTTGAAGGGAAAATGATCCCTCCAGCGGAGCATATTCGTGATAATTATCGTGGTAGTGGTAAATTAGAGGGGAAAGTTGCTCTTATTAGTGGTGCTGATAGTGGGATTGGCCGTTCAGTTGCATTGCATTTTGCGCGCGAAGGAGCTGATGTTGCTTTTCTGTACCTTGAAGAAACGGAAGATGCTCAACAGACTGTCTCTTTAATTGAGAAAGAGGGGCGAAAAGCTTTAGCCATTGCAGGTGATATAAAATCAAGTAAGTTTTGCAATGACGTTGTTGCCCAAACAGTAAAAACTTTTGGGCGGTTAGATATTCTCGTTAATAATGCTGGCGTTCAGTACGTTAATAAAGATAGTTCTACAATTACGGATGAAGAGTGGCAGATCCACATAGATACAAATATTAACGGATATTTTTATCTTACGCGTGCTGCTTTGCCCCATCTTAAAGCTGGCAGTGCTATTGTGAACACTTCTTCGGTCAACGGGTATCGTGGAACGAATGGGCTCCTCGCTTATTCTACCACTAAAGCAGCTGAGATGGGCTTTACGCGTGCATTGGCCTTGGAGTTGGCGCCTAAGAAAATCCGTGTAAATGCCGTTGCTCCAGGTCCTGTATGGACTCCTTTGCAACCTGCTAGTTGGGGGCCTGTAGATCCTCAAGCCGTCGCAGATCTTACTAAGTCAGTTCCAATGAAGCGTTGTGCGGACCCATCTGAACTTGGGCCAGCATATGTTTATTTAGCAAGTGAAGATGCTTCTTTTGTTACTGGTCAAACCATCCATGTAAATGGTGGTTCAATTATTAACGGATAA
- a CDS encoding integration host factor subunit beta, translating into MTKSELIAALSAKYPHLLMHDIEKIVFIIFDEISSALERGDRVELRGFGTFIPRQREARRGRNPKTGTAVAVEEKKVPFFKMGKELRERINKTK; encoded by the coding sequence ATGACTAAATCAGAGCTGATTGCTGCGCTTTCTGCGAAATATCCGCATTTATTAATGCATGATATAGAGAAAATAGTTTTTATCATTTTTGATGAAATTAGTTCAGCTCTCGAGCGAGGAGACCGTGTTGAGCTTCGTGGATTTGGAACTTTTATTCCTCGACAGCGCGAAGCACGCAGAGGACGTAATCCGAAAACGGGGACGGCGGTTGCTGTAGAAGAAAAAAAAGTTCCGTTTTTTAAAATGGGTAAAGAGTTACGAGAGCGGATTAATAAGACAAAATAG